One Bermanella sp. WJH001 genomic region harbors:
- a CDS encoding 3-hydroxyacyl-CoA dehydrogenase NAD-binding domain-containing protein, protein MTDAIRFEKDKDNIVTLTMDMPGQSANTMNADFREAILKIADRIETEIDSISGVIYASAKSTFFAGGDLKELIQVEKENAAEFFQMVEKIKAPLRKIETQGIPVVAAINGAALGGGFEICLASHHRIAINNPKLKVGLPEVSLGLLPGGGGVARMVRLLGLEAAFPFLMEGKQVNPEKALKAGLIHELADDATDLISKAKAWIKANPKSSQPWDVKGYKLPGGAPSHPAVAQKLAIVPSILRQKTKGCYPAPEKILAAAVEGAQVDFDQACTIESRYFTELTTSQIAKNMIGTFWFQLNEIKAGGSRPNGIDAYTTKKVGVLGAGMMGAGIAYSTAMSGIEVVLKDISVEAAEKGKAYSEGLLKKRVSRKQMTQAKADSVLALIKPTANAEDLDGCDLIIEAVFENRELKAKVTQEAEQFMAKDGVFASNTSTLPITGLATAAKDAQKFIGLHFFSPVDKMPLVEIIKGEQTSDETLARAFDYVLQINKTPIVVNDSRGFFTSRTFGTFVGEGLTMLSEGIHPQFIESAALQAGMPIGPLAVQDEVSMTLSRKVVDQTRLDLQAEGKDLPVTPAEELTNKMLDEFKREGKAAGAGFYDYPEKGKKKLWAGLTEHFVKPEVSISLEDAKERILFRQAIETLRCYEEGVLTSVRDANIGSIFGIGFAPWTGGAIQYVNQYGVRAFYQRAKQLTELYGERFEPPAILVEHAEKGEIFK, encoded by the coding sequence ATGACAGACGCCATTCGTTTTGAAAAAGATAAAGACAATATCGTCACCTTAACCATGGATATGCCAGGGCAAAGCGCCAATACCATGAACGCAGACTTTCGCGAAGCGATTCTAAAGATCGCCGATCGCATTGAAACAGAAATCGATTCCATCAGCGGTGTAATTTATGCCTCTGCTAAAAGCACGTTTTTTGCAGGTGGTGACTTAAAAGAACTGATTCAAGTTGAAAAAGAAAACGCCGCTGAGTTTTTTCAAATGGTTGAAAAAATAAAAGCGCCACTGCGTAAAATTGAAACCCAAGGAATTCCGGTTGTGGCCGCCATTAACGGCGCAGCATTAGGTGGCGGTTTTGAAATTTGTTTGGCCAGCCATCATCGTATTGCCATTAATAATCCAAAACTTAAAGTCGGTTTACCGGAAGTATCACTGGGCTTATTACCCGGCGGTGGTGGTGTTGCACGCATGGTGCGTTTATTAGGTTTAGAAGCGGCGTTTCCATTTTTAATGGAAGGCAAACAAGTGAATCCAGAAAAAGCTTTAAAAGCGGGTTTGATTCACGAACTGGCGGATGACGCCACGGACTTAATCTCAAAAGCCAAAGCTTGGATTAAAGCCAACCCCAAATCCAGCCAACCTTGGGATGTAAAAGGTTATAAATTACCGGGCGGCGCTCCAAGCCACCCGGCGGTTGCACAAAAATTAGCGATTGTGCCTTCAATTCTTCGTCAAAAAACCAAAGGCTGTTACCCAGCCCCTGAAAAAATATTGGCCGCTGCTGTTGAAGGGGCACAGGTAGATTTTGATCAAGCTTGCACCATTGAAAGCCGTTACTTTACCGAATTAACCACCAGTCAGATTGCAAAAAACATGATTGGTACCTTTTGGTTCCAGCTTAACGAAATCAAAGCCGGTGGCTCACGCCCTAATGGCATTGATGCCTACACCACAAAAAAAGTGGGTGTACTGGGCGCCGGCATGATGGGGGCTGGCATTGCGTATTCCACCGCCATGAGCGGCATTGAAGTGGTACTTAAAGATATATCCGTTGAGGCCGCTGAAAAAGGCAAAGCCTACAGCGAAGGGTTATTAAAAAAACGTGTATCGCGCAAACAAATGACCCAAGCAAAAGCCGACAGCGTGTTAGCGCTGATTAAACCGACTGCTAATGCCGAAGATTTAGATGGCTGCGATTTAATCATCGAAGCAGTATTTGAAAACCGTGAACTTAAAGCCAAAGTGACCCAAGAAGCCGAGCAGTTCATGGCAAAAGACGGGGTGTTTGCATCCAATACGTCTACCCTACCAATAACTGGTTTAGCTACGGCAGCAAAAGACGCACAAAAATTTATTGGTCTGCATTTCTTTAGCCCTGTGGATAAAATGCCATTGGTTGAAATTATCAAAGGTGAACAAACCAGTGATGAAACATTAGCCCGCGCCTTTGATTATGTGTTGCAAATTAACAAAACCCCAATCGTGGTAAACGACAGCCGTGGCTTCTTTACTAGCCGCACCTTCGGCACCTTTGTGGGCGAAGGTTTAACCATGTTAAGCGAAGGCATTCATCCACAATTTATTGAAAGCGCTGCACTACAAGCGGGTATGCCAATCGGTCCGCTTGCAGTACAAGATGAAGTGTCCATGACACTAAGTCGTAAAGTGGTGGATCAAACCCGTTTAGATCTACAAGCCGAAGGCAAAGACTTACCGGTGACACCAGCTGAAGAATTGACCAATAAAATGTTGGATGAATTCAAGCGTGAAGGCAAAGCGGCTGGGGCGGGCTTTTATGACTATCCAGAGAAAGGCAAAAAGAAACTATGGGCAGGTTTAACCGAACACTTTGTGAAACCAGAGGTCAGCATTTCACTCGAAGATGCCAAAGAGCGCATCTTGTTTCGCCAAGCCATTGAAACCCTACGCTGTTATGAAGAAGGGGTTTTAACCAGCGTGCGCGATGCGAATATTGGTTCAATCTTTGGAATCGGTTTTGCACCTTGGACAGGGGGCGCAATTCAATACGTAAATCAATACGGCGTGCGTGCGTTTTATCAGCGTGCCAAACAATTAACTGAGCTGTATGGCGAACGTTTTGAGCCACCCGCGATTTTAGTTGAGCATGCTGAAAAGGGAGAAATATTTAAATAG
- a CDS encoding crotonase/enoyl-CoA hydratase family protein has translation MDYKSFNVDIKDHIAHVQLSRPEAMNSMNTEFWLELPQCVKAIDASGEARVIVISSTGKHFSAGMDLSVFSNPKAVPMTGDPGRMGENLRRVVMQLQASLSSLEEVRIPVLTAIQGGCIGGALDMVCASDSRYCSADAYFTIKETELGMTADVGTLQRLPKLMPQGVVRELAYTGRKFTAQEAKHLGFVNEVFDTHEALLDGVMAIAASIAKNSPLAVVGCKEMLNYSRDHSVEDSLKYMATWQSGMFRPNDMMKTFAAKATKTEAKFDGVWPVKELFES, from the coding sequence ATGGATTACAAATCGTTTAACGTTGACATAAAAGACCATATTGCCCATGTGCAATTGAGTCGCCCAGAAGCCATGAATTCCATGAATACCGAGTTTTGGCTTGAGTTACCACAATGTGTCAAAGCCATTGATGCCAGCGGTGAGGCCCGTGTCATTGTGATTTCATCCACAGGCAAACACTTTAGCGCCGGCATGGACTTAAGTGTGTTTAGTAATCCCAAAGCGGTGCCCATGACAGGTGACCCAGGTCGCATGGGTGAAAATCTGCGTCGAGTAGTGATGCAATTACAAGCAAGTTTATCTTCGTTAGAAGAAGTGCGAATTCCGGTATTAACCGCGATTCAAGGGGGCTGCATTGGCGGCGCGTTAGATATGGTGTGCGCAAGCGACAGCCGGTATTGCTCTGCCGATGCTTACTTCACCATTAAAGAAACCGAGTTAGGTATGACCGCCGACGTGGGTACATTGCAGCGTTTACCAAAATTAATGCCACAAGGTGTGGTGCGTGAGCTTGCGTATACCGGCCGTAAATTCACGGCTCAAGAAGCCAAACACTTAGGCTTTGTAAATGAAGTATTTGATACCCATGAAGCGTTATTGGATGGCGTGATGGCAATCGCGGCAAGCATTGCGAAAAACTCGCCGTTAGCGGTGGTGGGTTGCAAAGAAATGCTGAATTACAGCCGTGATCATTCGGTAGAAGACAGCTTAAAATACATGGCCACGTGGCAGTCGGGAATGTTTCGCCCCAATGACATGATGAAAACCTTTGCGGCAAAAGCCACTAAAACCGAAGCCAAGTTTGATGGTGTTTGGCCAGTGAAAGAATTGTTTGAGTCTTAA
- a CDS encoding TetR/AcrR family transcriptional regulator — translation MKDTSRTSNLKASANQPYHHGNLRLALLNASVDIIRSQGVAALSLRKLADVVGVSRTAPYHHFKDKDALLAAVASQGFEELSQLLSSVVNDEQTQLQPKLTQAVMGYLHFAIEHPTQYELMFGQALWKDSEQDGFRRTAKDCFRQYVKLFELFSDQGLINNQEPPLRLAQMTWASLHGLARLASDGIFAKQDDIHDIAQTAVRHLELILQSKPA, via the coding sequence ATGAAAGACACCTCCCGCACCAGTAACCTCAAAGCCAGCGCCAATCAGCCGTATCACCACGGCAATCTGCGCTTGGCTTTGTTAAATGCCAGTGTGGATATCATTCGGTCACAAGGTGTAGCCGCCCTTTCATTGCGTAAATTAGCTGATGTGGTGGGCGTATCACGCACGGCCCCTTACCATCACTTTAAAGATAAAGACGCATTATTGGCCGCCGTGGCCAGCCAAGGGTTTGAAGAGCTAAGCCAGCTATTAAGTAGTGTGGTCAATGATGAGCAAACCCAGCTGCAACCCAAACTAACACAAGCGGTCATGGGGTATTTACACTTTGCCATAGAGCACCCTACCCAGTATGAACTTATGTTTGGTCAAGCCTTATGGAAAGACAGCGAGCAAGATGGGTTTCGTCGCACCGCCAAAGATTGCTTTCGTCAATACGTCAAACTGTTCGAGCTTTTTTCAGACCAAGGTTTAATCAACAACCAAGAGCCACCCCTACGCTTAGCCCAAATGACCTGGGCCAGTTTGCACGGTCTGGCCCGTTTAGCCAGCGATGGTATTTTTGCAAAACAAGACGACATACACGACATTGCGCAGACCGCCGTACGTCATCTTGAGTTAATCTTGCAGAGCAAACCCGCTTAA
- a CDS encoding NADH:flavin oxidoreductase/NADH oxidase family protein, whose translation MIEQPLTLPCGHTIKNRFIKAAMTEGLATPADNATTAHQVLYKTWAKGGAAVLVSGNIMVDRRYLERAGNVVVEDEQALAQLKAWANETHAGGSELWAQISHPGRQCPRLVSTQPISASDVQLNMIANFGKPRAASLDDINDIVQRFATTAKILKKAGFDGVQIHSAHGYLLSQFLSPITNKRDDEYGGSLENRARLLLRVIKTVRDAVGPDFPIAVKLNSSDFQKGGFSADECIQVVQWLNDANIDLLEVSGGTYEQLEFFQQSDQKVRASTQKREAYFLEYAQNIKKVANMPVMVTGGFRTLDGMESALKNKQTDVIGLARPFCLNPNFPNEMISQSLTQLDDVESTLILGKGFWGPTSSSKSVQALNNQCQAGWYYHQIEQLAQGKSSDENFSPRKALFAHFRKDFSRAIKRKFA comes from the coding sequence ATGATCGAACAACCACTCACCTTACCCTGTGGCCACACCATTAAAAACCGCTTTATAAAAGCCGCCATGACAGAAGGGCTGGCCACGCCTGCGGATAATGCCACAACTGCCCACCAAGTTTTATACAAAACCTGGGCAAAAGGCGGGGCTGCGGTGTTAGTAAGCGGTAACATCATGGTGGATCGGCGCTATCTAGAGCGCGCTGGTAATGTGGTGGTAGAAGATGAACAAGCCCTTGCACAACTCAAAGCATGGGCCAACGAAACCCATGCAGGTGGCAGTGAATTATGGGCACAAATCTCACACCCCGGCCGTCAATGCCCACGCCTTGTGAGCACCCAACCCATTTCAGCCAGTGATGTGCAATTAAACATGATCGCCAACTTTGGCAAACCCAGAGCCGCCAGCCTAGATGACATCAATGATATTGTGCAGCGCTTTGCGACCACGGCCAAAATTTTAAAAAAGGCCGGTTTTGATGGTGTGCAAATTCACAGCGCCCACGGCTATTTACTCAGCCAGTTTTTAAGCCCCATTACCAATAAACGTGATGATGAATACGGTGGGTCTTTAGAAAACCGCGCCCGCTTATTATTGCGGGTGATTAAAACCGTGCGTGATGCGGTTGGGCCTGACTTTCCTATAGCCGTAAAACTCAATAGCTCGGACTTTCAAAAAGGCGGTTTTAGTGCAGATGAATGCATCCAAGTGGTTCAATGGCTAAACGATGCAAACATTGATTTATTAGAAGTAAGCGGTGGCACGTATGAGCAATTGGAGTTCTTCCAACAGTCGGACCAAAAGGTGCGCGCCAGCACCCAAAAACGTGAAGCCTATTTTTTAGAGTACGCACAAAACATTAAAAAAGTCGCTAACATGCCCGTCATGGTAACCGGTGGTTTTCGTACCCTGGATGGCATGGAAAGCGCGCTTAAAAACAAACAAACCGATGTCATCGGTTTAGCACGCCCATTTTGCTTGAATCCTAACTTCCCTAACGAAATGATCAGCCAATCACTGACTCAACTGGACGACGTAGAAAGCACACTTATTTTAGGCAAAGGATTTTGGGGGCCAACCAGTTCCTCTAAATCTGTGCAAGCGTTAAACAACCAATGCCAAGCCGGTTGGTACTACCATCAAATTGAACAACTTGCCCAAGGTAAATCCAGTGACGAAAATTTCTCGCCACGAAAAGCCTTGTTTGCGCATTTTCGTAAAGATTTTAGCCGCGCGATTAAGCGTAAGTTTGCTTAA
- a CDS encoding acetyl-CoA C-acetyltransferase, whose protein sequence is MSTDAFIYDAIRTPRGKGKKDGSLHAVKPVSLVVGLMKALEERNQLDTSKVEDVVLGCVTPIGDQGADIAKTAALAAGWDEKVSGVQLNRFCASGLEAVNMAAMKVASGWEDLIVAGGVESLSRIPMGSDGGAWAMDPATNFQTGFVPQGVGADLIATLEGFSRDDVDAFAVNSQAKAAAASKSGKFKKSLIPVTDQNGITILDHDEFIREGTTADDLAKLKPSFQMMGQMGFDDSAKLKYPQVEDINHMHHAGNSSGIVDGAALVLIGNEKIGKELNMKPRARIVSVALTSTEPTIMLTGPGPASLKALEKAGLTVDDIDLFEVNEAFASVVMKFQKDLNVPWEKINVNGGAIAMGHPLGATGAMILGTLLDELEAQEKRYGLATLCVGGGMGIATIIERC, encoded by the coding sequence ATGAGTACAGATGCATTTATCTATGACGCCATTCGCACCCCTCGTGGCAAAGGCAAAAAAGACGGCTCATTACACGCGGTAAAACCGGTTTCGTTAGTGGTGGGGTTAATGAAAGCCCTTGAAGAGCGCAACCAACTAGACACCAGCAAAGTTGAAGACGTGGTATTAGGTTGTGTGACCCCCATTGGTGATCAAGGGGCCGACATTGCCAAAACCGCCGCCCTTGCCGCGGGCTGGGACGAAAAAGTATCCGGCGTTCAGCTAAACCGTTTTTGTGCATCCGGCCTTGAAGCGGTGAACATGGCGGCCATGAAAGTGGCATCAGGCTGGGAAGATTTAATTGTGGCCGGTGGTGTGGAATCCCTATCGCGTATTCCCATGGGCAGTGATGGTGGCGCATGGGCCATGGACCCTGCTACCAATTTTCAAACTGGGTTTGTACCACAAGGTGTGGGCGCCGATTTAATCGCCACCCTTGAAGGCTTTAGCCGTGATGATGTGGACGCATTCGCGGTGAACTCACAAGCCAAAGCCGCCGCTGCAAGTAAAAGCGGTAAATTTAAAAAATCACTCATTCCAGTTACCGATCAAAACGGCATCACCATTTTAGATCACGATGAATTTATTCGTGAAGGCACCACAGCGGATGATCTTGCGAAACTTAAACCGTCTTTTCAAATGATGGGGCAAATGGGGTTTGATGACAGCGCCAAGTTAAAATATCCACAAGTTGAAGACATCAACCACATGCACCACGCCGGCAACAGCTCAGGCATTGTGGACGGTGCCGCCCTTGTGTTAATTGGTAACGAAAAAATCGGTAAAGAACTAAACATGAAACCCCGCGCCCGTATCGTAAGCGTGGCGCTGACATCAACCGAACCCACCATCATGTTAACTGGCCCAGGCCCTGCTTCATTAAAAGCTCTAGAAAAAGCTGGCTTAACCGTGGACGACATTGATTTATTTGAAGTCAACGAAGCGTTTGCATCCGTTGTGATGAAATTCCAAAAAGACTTAAACGTGCCATGGGAAAAAATTAACGTAAACGGCGGCGCCATTGCCATGGGTCATCCGCTGGGTGCAACCGGTGCCATGATTTTAGGTACCTTGTTAGATGAATTAGAGGCCCAAGAAAAACGTTATGGCCTCGCCACCTTATGTGTTGGCGGTGGGATGGGGATTGCCACCATCATCGAACGTTGTTGA
- a CDS encoding methyl-accepting chemotaxis protein, giving the protein MFSVLLFPAQWLMGRLSFAWKFSVISSLFVLPIFILGYGLVDQVSQKTQQAREEILGLDALQHIYLLVEQAEQFRDLSTLLRVDQSDHLQQQVQLSINKTKQLLAEIEPKIAVFENMPLMKSYQDLNDLWLTIQEGTAGAQGGVRTQFQYYDAFVNAILILIVDTANVSRLVLDPDQGTDLLINILTQQLHKATENMGVGRAMSSYALSQKYLSSELYDELDRVYLDLTTDAAALHTTFIQLPPEYLTQIKGLSEKAAKSMLDLRDSIGLNIIEAMQLNMPWSEFFEQSSAHMSHVYELANFLIPFTRLKLEQRIDGLQLSVVLFLACTFGLLIFIFYLMWGMYLSIITTVRHFASDAKKATNGDLTVVMEQVTHDELSLLSQGFNLMIQNIREVVVLVKGTSEDVITLSNKLGDTAALSRSAINSQQKDTLQLTQEIQQIASSTIHIAGQTQSNSTLSKNINQQSTEGVKKLDEALSAIEDLIKNIAHSSEAIKTLEEIGHEIEGVLTGIKEIADQTNLLALNAAIEAARAGEEGRGFAVVADEVRTLANNTVKSTQTISEKTAQFSICIDGVVKQMQANTQSAQNTIECATKASESLHVIFNASEEIDQSSSTIATDAKTQSQLSANAKDHIGTIEVSVEDSISVVNSMVAVTNEFNSLTQQLSMLVGRFKVVEGEELASPTLTHDQTVAPQEQGDVDLF; this is encoded by the coding sequence ATGTTTAGTGTGCTGCTATTCCCTGCGCAGTGGCTGATGGGACGTTTGAGCTTTGCCTGGAAGTTCTCGGTCATTAGTAGCTTGTTTGTATTGCCTATTTTTATATTAGGTTATGGCTTGGTGGACCAAGTCAGCCAAAAAACACAGCAGGCTAGAGAAGAAATTTTAGGTTTGGATGCTTTACAGCATATCTACTTGCTTGTTGAGCAAGCTGAGCAATTCAGAGATTTATCTACACTCCTACGCGTTGATCAATCAGACCATCTTCAGCAACAAGTACAATTATCCATAAACAAGACCAAGCAACTTTTAGCGGAAATTGAACCTAAGATCGCAGTGTTTGAAAATATGCCACTCATGAAAAGTTATCAAGACTTGAATGATTTATGGCTTACTATTCAAGAAGGTACCGCAGGTGCACAAGGTGGGGTGAGAACCCAATTCCAATATTATGATGCATTTGTTAACGCTATTTTAATATTAATTGTTGATACGGCAAATGTAAGCCGTCTTGTTTTAGATCCCGACCAAGGGACAGATTTGTTGATCAATATTTTAACGCAACAATTGCACAAAGCCACCGAAAATATGGGTGTGGGTCGCGCTATGAGCAGTTATGCGTTAAGTCAGAAATACCTCAGTAGTGAATTATATGACGAACTAGATCGAGTCTATCTTGATTTAACAACGGATGCCGCAGCATTACATACCACCTTCATACAGTTGCCGCCAGAGTATTTAACGCAAATAAAAGGGCTGTCAGAAAAGGCAGCAAAAAGTATGTTAGACCTTCGAGATAGTATTGGTTTGAATATTATTGAAGCCATGCAGTTAAATATGCCGTGGTCTGAATTTTTTGAACAATCTAGCGCTCATATGAGCCATGTTTATGAGCTGGCGAATTTTCTAATTCCATTTACGCGTTTAAAGCTAGAACAACGTATCGATGGCTTACAACTTTCGGTGGTGTTGTTTTTAGCTTGTACATTTGGACTATTAATATTTATTTTTTACCTTATGTGGGGCATGTATTTGTCAATAATTACAACTGTCCGCCATTTTGCAAGTGATGCAAAAAAAGCCACTAACGGTGATTTGACCGTGGTGATGGAGCAAGTAACTCATGATGAATTAAGTTTACTCTCTCAGGGATTTAATTTGATGATACAAAATATTAGGGAGGTCGTAGTACTGGTAAAAGGCACCAGTGAAGATGTGATTACCTTATCTAATAAGTTAGGGGATACAGCGGCACTGAGTCGTAGTGCTATTAATTCCCAGCAAAAAGACACGCTGCAATTAACGCAAGAGATTCAACAAATCGCATCATCAACCATACATATCGCAGGTCAAACTCAGTCTAATTCGACCTTATCAAAAAACATAAACCAGCAATCAACGGAAGGTGTAAAAAAACTCGATGAAGCTTTAAGCGCAATTGAGGATTTAATTAAAAATATTGCTCACTCCAGTGAAGCGATTAAAACATTAGAAGAAATCGGTCATGAGATTGAAGGGGTTTTGACGGGTATTAAAGAAATTGCAGATCAAACTAATTTGCTTGCATTAAATGCGGCAATAGAGGCCGCTCGAGCAGGAGAAGAAGGGAGGGGCTTTGCAGTGGTTGCGGATGAGGTGCGTACCCTCGCTAATAATACGGTTAAAAGCACACAAACAATTAGTGAAAAGACGGCTCAATTCAGTATTTGTATTGATGGTGTGGTCAAGCAAATGCAAGCAAACACACAGTCAGCACAAAATACCATTGAATGTGCAACAAAAGCTTCTGAATCTTTGCATGTTATATTTAATGCCAGTGAAGAAATTGATCAAAGCAGTTCTACTATCGCCACGGATGCAAAAACGCAAAGTCAATTATCGGCCAATGCAAAAGATCACATAGGCACAATTGAAGTATCAGTTGAGGATTCAATCTCTGTGGTGAATAGTATGGTTGCGGTTACTAATGAATTTAACAGCCTGACCCAGCAGCTCAGCATGCTTGTTGGCCGTTTTAAGGTGGTTGAAGGGGAAGAGTTAGCTAGTCCAACGCTCACTCATGATCAGACTGTTGCCCCTCAAGAACAAGGTGATGTGGATTTATTCTAG
- a CDS encoding transporter substrate-binding domain-containing protein produces MLIICRLTVFTFCLACSSLAFSLSVPIYVYHDDAPFFIDAKTDLSEQWVSAFNEKQSALQLHLQHIKRPELNAIVETGKPYFILWANQLWFKHRDKGVLSSDPIFWDADTLVSGQKNTIKYHQATDLEGLNIGVREGHFYSDLNPLFKAGFVQRVDAKSSYQNYQRLKAGKIDGFLDSRSTILYMQKQKILTSDFYVSITPQDAFSRHVLVSANYEQWLPLINKTIAQLKEDKTWQATMSFWGLRMLVDQFELDLKELNEI; encoded by the coding sequence ATGCTTATCATTTGTCGACTTACGGTATTTACTTTTTGCCTTGCTTGCAGCTCTTTGGCTTTTTCTCTGAGTGTGCCCATCTATGTGTATCATGATGATGCGCCGTTTTTTATTGATGCAAAAACAGATTTATCTGAGCAATGGGTCAGTGCATTCAATGAAAAGCAATCAGCTTTGCAGTTACACCTGCAGCATATTAAACGACCTGAGCTAAATGCCATAGTCGAGACAGGCAAACCATACTTCATACTGTGGGCAAATCAGCTGTGGTTTAAACATAGAGATAAAGGTGTGTTAAGCAGTGATCCTATATTTTGGGATGCTGACACGTTAGTCAGTGGCCAAAAGAACACAATAAAGTACCACCAGGCAACTGACCTTGAAGGTTTAAATATTGGGGTGCGCGAAGGTCATTTTTATTCTGATTTGAATCCTTTGTTTAAAGCCGGTTTTGTTCAGCGGGTCGATGCAAAAAGTAGCTATCAAAATTATCAACGTTTAAAGGCCGGTAAGATTGATGGCTTTTTAGATAGCCGCTCGACTATTTTGTATATGCAAAAACAAAAAATCCTAACCTCTGATTTTTATGTTTCGATCACCCCACAAGATGCTTTTTCACGTCATGTTCTTGTGTCTGCAAACTATGAACAATGGCTGCCCTTGATCAATAAAACCATCGCCCAATTAAAAGAAGATAAAACATGGCAAGCAACTATGTCATTTTGGGGGCTGCGCATGCTTGTTGACCAGTTTGAGCTAGACCTAAAAGAGCTTAATGAAATCTAA
- a CDS encoding response regulator, which yields MNAETLHSQKTALVVDDSKLARYVLKEMLLAHAIKVDTAESAEEALGILSAQKPDVIFMDHMMPGMDGFQAVQAIKNDPTTAKIPILMYTSKDEGVYVNQARALGAVGVLPKKLKPVQLERVLQQLKLIPFDSAQIIKAPLEATPKTQSAEQVEQAQTEVIAETRSTLEELSRSASEDLEKDSMRQLFRQLFLEQRDRIKQDQHELLATMVKEVRPAVTQLGKQTVRWQKWGLGLTGAIFVGVLGLWLNADDSLAPKIDKLTQVHMLSSEKTNQLLTTINTTTSSNTQNAQTLALPIQTLQWALNQNNQLVYQEPLTSVRMQNHMNELLLRLEQEGFNGTLTLRYHTGHFCEKIEKGVFSLAKSKTPISQCVKRSEIELADVNQVKNWELLVEQWNNSYNGFYIEFENMGSSYTKQEYPVIVSGVDSIETAQDWNAIAAVNNRLEFYLQ from the coding sequence ATGAATGCAGAGACGCTTCATTCCCAAAAAACAGCATTGGTGGTGGATGACTCAAAACTTGCCCGCTATGTCTTAAAAGAAATGCTGCTGGCTCATGCCATCAAGGTCGACACGGCTGAGTCCGCAGAAGAAGCCCTTGGCATTTTAAGTGCGCAAAAGCCCGATGTGATATTTATGGATCACATGATGCCAGGCATGGATGGCTTTCAAGCGGTGCAAGCCATTAAAAATGACCCCACTACCGCCAAAATCCCCATTTTAATGTATACCTCCAAAGACGAAGGGGTCTATGTGAATCAAGCCCGAGCTTTAGGGGCGGTGGGTGTATTACCTAAAAAGCTAAAACCCGTACAACTTGAGCGTGTACTACAGCAGTTAAAATTGATTCCGTTTGATAGTGCCCAAATTATAAAAGCCCCATTAGAGGCGACACCTAAAACCCAATCAGCTGAACAGGTGGAGCAAGCGCAAACAGAAGTGATAGCAGAGACCCGTAGTACACTTGAAGAGCTTTCTCGCAGTGCCAGTGAAGATTTAGAAAAAGATTCCATGCGCCAATTGTTTCGCCAGTTATTTTTAGAGCAGCGCGATCGCATCAAACAAGATCAACACGAATTACTGGCCACCATGGTGAAAGAAGTACGCCCAGCGGTTACGCAACTGGGCAAACAAACCGTACGTTGGCAAAAATGGGGCTTGGGTTTAACGGGTGCTATTTTTGTAGGCGTGTTGGGTTTATGGCTAAACGCTGACGATAGCCTAGCCCCAAAAATAGATAAGCTGACCCAAGTACACATGCTTAGCAGTGAAAAAACAAATCAACTGCTCACCACGATTAATACAACCACAAGCTCTAATACACAAAATGCACAAACCTTGGCTTTACCAATACAAACATTACAGTGGGCCCTTAATCAAAATAACCAGTTGGTCTATCAAGAACCGCTCACCAGTGTGCGCATGCAAAATCACATGAACGAACTACTGTTACGTTTAGAGCAAGAAGGCTTTAACGGTACATTAACCTTGAGATACCACACCGGTCATTTTTGTGAAAAAATTGAAAAAGGCGTATTCAGTTTAGCCAAAAGTAAAACCCCTATCAGCCAGTGTGTAAAACGCAGTGAAATTGAACTCGCCGATGTCAACCAAGTTAAAAACTGGGAGCTATTGGTAGAGCAGTGGAACAACAGCTATAACGGTTTTTATATCGAATTTGAAAACATGGGCTCAAGTTATACCAAACAAGAATACCCAGTGATTGTGTCAGGTGTTGATAGTATTGAAACCGCACAAGATTGGAACGCAATCGCCGCAGTAAATAATCGCTTAGAGTTTTATTTGCAGTAG